One Chromobacterium paludis genomic window carries:
- the topA gene encoding type I DNA topoisomerase translates to MPTSLLIVESPSKAKTLKKYLGPDFEVLASYGHVRDLVPKNGAVDPEKDFAMKYQLIARNSKHVDAIVSAVREADHVYLATDPDREGEAISWHLVQILNSKKLLKDKTAQRVVFHEITKNAVLDAIQNPRDIAQDLVDAQQARRALDYLVGFNLSPLLWKKIRRGLSAGRVQSPALRLICERENEIKAFVQQEYWSVHLDSHKSRTKFSAKLTQLAGKKLDQFDIPNEAEQAAVLARLQGLPATVGSIEKKKKSRSPAAPFTTSTLQQEAVRKLGMTTDRAMRTAQQLYEGMDIGQGTVGLITYMRTDSVALANEAVEEIRGYIGLKWDADFLPKNPAVYKSKAKNAQEAHEAIRPTSILRTPEMVKPFLTTDQFKLYDMIWKRTLACQMAPAKFDTTSVDILVGEGVFRASGQVQTFAGFLAVYEEDVDDAEDEDNAKLPLLTEGEDLPVDKLYGDQHFTQPPPRFSEASLVKALEEFGIGRPSTYASIISTLKDREYVILDKKRFLPTDTGDIVNKFLTEHFAQYVDYNFTAKLENQLDEIANGGRQWVPVMDSFWKGFKKQIDEKESISRAEVTTESLDEACPKCGKPLSIKFGKRGRFIACTGYPECDYTRNMGETAEQAAEEAEAPTVIEGRSCPDCGGELHIKKGRYGKFIGCANYPKCKHIEPLEKPRETGVTCPECKTGQLIERKSRYGKLFYSCNTYPKCKYATWNPPIAEACPKCNWPILTIKTTKRRGTEKVCPQKECGYAEQIAPPEGKEAAPAEEA, encoded by the coding sequence ATGCCCACCAGCCTCCTGATCGTTGAATCGCCGTCCAAGGCGAAAACGCTGAAAAAATACCTGGGCCCGGACTTCGAGGTCCTGGCCTCCTACGGCCACGTGCGCGATCTGGTGCCGAAGAACGGCGCCGTCGATCCGGAAAAAGACTTCGCCATGAAGTACCAGCTGATCGCGCGCAACAGCAAACACGTCGACGCCATTGTCAGCGCGGTGCGCGAAGCCGACCACGTCTACCTGGCGACTGACCCGGACCGCGAAGGCGAGGCCATTTCCTGGCACCTGGTGCAAATCCTCAACAGCAAGAAGCTGCTGAAGGACAAGACCGCCCAGCGCGTGGTGTTCCACGAAATCACCAAGAACGCGGTGCTGGACGCCATCCAGAACCCGCGCGACATCGCCCAGGACCTGGTGGACGCCCAGCAGGCGCGCCGCGCCCTGGACTACCTGGTGGGTTTCAACCTGTCGCCGCTGCTGTGGAAGAAAATCCGCCGCGGCCTGTCCGCCGGCCGCGTGCAAAGCCCGGCGCTGCGCCTGATCTGCGAACGCGAGAACGAGATCAAGGCCTTCGTGCAGCAGGAATACTGGTCGGTGCACCTGGACAGCCACAAGAGCCGCACCAAGTTCAGCGCCAAGCTGACGCAGCTGGCCGGCAAGAAGCTCGATCAGTTCGACATTCCCAACGAGGCCGAGCAGGCTGCCGTGCTGGCGCGCCTGCAAGGCCTGCCGGCCACCGTGGGCAGCATCGAGAAGAAAAAGAAATCGCGCAGCCCCGCCGCGCCGTTCACCACCTCCACCTTGCAGCAGGAAGCCGTGCGCAAGCTGGGCATGACCACCGACCGCGCCATGCGCACCGCGCAGCAGCTGTACGAGGGCATGGACATCGGCCAGGGCACCGTCGGCCTGATCACCTATATGCGTACCGACTCGGTGGCGCTGGCCAATGAGGCGGTGGAGGAAATCCGCGGCTACATCGGCCTGAAATGGGATGCCGACTTCTTGCCCAAGAACCCCGCGGTCTACAAGAGCAAGGCCAAGAACGCCCAGGAAGCGCACGAAGCCATCCGCCCCACCTCCATCCTGCGCACGCCGGAAATGGTCAAGCCCTTCCTGACCACCGACCAGTTCAAGCTGTACGACATGATCTGGAAGCGGACGCTGGCCTGCCAGATGGCGCCGGCCAAGTTCGATACCACCAGCGTGGACATCCTGGTGGGCGAGGGCGTGTTCCGCGCCAGCGGCCAGGTGCAAACCTTCGCCGGCTTCCTCGCCGTGTACGAGGAGGACGTGGATGACGCCGAGGACGAAGACAACGCCAAGCTGCCGCTGCTGACCGAGGGCGAAGACCTGCCGGTGGACAAGCTCTACGGCGACCAGCACTTCACCCAGCCGCCCCCGCGCTTCTCCGAAGCGTCCCTGGTGAAGGCGCTGGAAGAGTTCGGCATCGGCCGGCCGTCCACCTACGCCAGCATCATCTCGACGCTGAAGGACCGCGAATACGTGATCCTGGACAAGAAGCGCTTCCTGCCCACGGACACCGGCGACATCGTCAACAAATTCCTGACCGAGCACTTCGCCCAGTACGTCGACTACAACTTCACCGCCAAGCTGGAAAACCAGCTGGACGAGATCGCCAACGGCGGCCGCCAGTGGGTGCCGGTGATGGACAGCTTCTGGAAGGGCTTCAAGAAGCAGATCGACGAAAAAGAAAGCATTTCCCGCGCCGAAGTCACCACCGAAAGCCTGGACGAAGCCTGCCCGAAGTGCGGCAAGCCGCTGTCGATCAAGTTCGGCAAGCGCGGCCGTTTCATCGCCTGCACCGGCTACCCGGAATGCGATTACACACGCAATATGGGCGAAACGGCCGAACAGGCGGCGGAAGAGGCCGAAGCGCCGACGGTGATCGAAGGCCGCTCCTGCCCCGATTGCGGCGGCGAGCTGCACATCAAGAAGGGCCGCTACGGCAAGTTCATCGGCTGCGCCAACTACCCCAAGTGCAAGCACATCGAGCCCTTGGAAAAGCCGCGCGAGACCGGCGTCACCTGCCCGGAATGCAAGACCGGCCAGCTGATCGAGCGCAAGAGCCGCTACGGCAAGCTGTTCTACAGCTGCAACACCTATCCCAAGTGCAAGTACGCGACCTGGAACCCGCCGATCGCCGAAGCGTGCCCGAAGTGCAACTGGCCTATCCTGACGATCAAGACCACCAAGCGCCGCGGCACCGAGAAAGTCTGCCCGCAGAAGGAATGCGGCTACGCCGAGCAGATCGCTCCGCCGGAAGGCAAGGAAGCCGCTCCCGCCGAAGAAGCGTGA
- the rsmB gene encoding 16S rRNA (cytosine(967)-C(5))-methyltransferase RsmB, whose protein sequence is MHHIQRLAADILGRIEAGTTLTDALAEAHRQHPQLNPAERGALQDLSYGGLRHLGVLRHCLRQLVPRPLPEPLLERLLLVALYQLQHTRAAPYAVVNEAVTSATGIAGGKFKGLVNGALRNFLRRREEILAAVDEAAAANHPDWWVAKLRQAYPDQWQAVLAASNSHPPLTLRVNRREGSVADYLARLEAAGMAATALGDDAVQLAKPVGVRDLPGFAEGEVSVQDEGAQRAAHWLDLQPGLRVLDACAAPGGKTGHMLERADIELMALDIDAARLGRVGDNLERLGLTAELREADAAKPDSWWDGRPFDRILADVPCSASGVARRHPDIKWLRRPGDFAALGRQQAAMADALWPLLASGGKMLYATCSIFPEENCQQLESFLRRHPDAVSLREEQLLPCERHDGFYYALLQKH, encoded by the coding sequence ATGCATCACATCCAGCGGCTGGCCGCCGACATTCTGGGCCGCATTGAGGCCGGCACCACCCTGACCGACGCGCTGGCAGAAGCCCATCGCCAGCATCCGCAGCTGAACCCGGCGGAGCGCGGCGCGCTGCAAGACCTGAGCTATGGCGGCCTGCGCCATCTGGGCGTCCTGCGCCACTGCCTGCGCCAGCTGGTGCCGCGGCCGTTGCCGGAGCCGCTGCTGGAGCGTCTGTTGCTGGTGGCCTTGTACCAGCTGCAGCATACGCGCGCCGCGCCGTACGCGGTGGTGAACGAGGCCGTCACCTCGGCCACCGGCATTGCCGGCGGCAAGTTCAAGGGCCTGGTCAACGGCGCCCTGCGCAACTTCCTGCGCCGGCGCGAGGAAATCCTCGCCGCCGTGGACGAAGCGGCCGCCGCCAATCATCCGGACTGGTGGGTGGCGAAATTGCGCCAGGCCTATCCCGATCAGTGGCAGGCCGTGCTGGCCGCCAGCAACAGCCACCCGCCGCTGACTCTGCGCGTCAACCGCCGCGAGGGCTCGGTGGCGGATTATCTGGCGCGGCTGGAGGCGGCCGGCATGGCGGCGACCGCTCTGGGCGACGACGCCGTGCAGCTGGCCAAGCCGGTGGGCGTGCGCGACTTGCCGGGCTTCGCCGAAGGCGAGGTGTCGGTGCAGGACGAGGGCGCGCAGCGCGCCGCGCACTGGCTGGACCTGCAGCCGGGCCTGCGCGTGCTGGACGCCTGCGCCGCGCCCGGCGGCAAGACCGGCCATATGCTGGAGCGGGCCGACATCGAACTGATGGCGCTGGACATCGACGCGGCCAGGCTTGGCCGGGTGGGCGACAATCTGGAGCGACTGGGGCTGACCGCCGAGCTGCGCGAGGCCGACGCGGCCAAGCCGGACAGCTGGTGGGATGGCCGGCCGTTCGACCGCATTCTGGCCGACGTGCCGTGCTCCGCCTCCGGCGTGGCGCGCCGTCATCCCGACATCAAATGGCTGCGCCGCCCCGGCGATTTCGCGGCCCTGGGACGGCAGCAGGCGGCCATGGCCGACGCCTTGTGGCCCTTGCTCGCCAGCGGCGGCAAAATGCTATACGCTACCTGCTCGATTTTTCCGGAAGAGAACTGCCAGCAATTGGAGAGCTTCCTGCGGCGCCACCCGGACGCGGTGAGCCTGAGAGAGGAGCAACTGTTGCCCTGTGAGCGTCATGACGGCTTTTATTACGCGCTGCTTCAAAAACATTAG
- the htpX gene encoding zinc metalloprotease HtpX, with translation MNDNWLKTTVLMAAILALFALIGGMLGGKGGMLLALLFGGGLNVFAWWNSDRMVLSMYNAQEVDAHSAPEFYGMVAELAQRAGLPMPRVYVIHEEQPNAFATGRDPEHAAVAATTGIMRMLDYRELRGVMAHELAHVKHRDTLISTISATMAGAISALANFAMFFGGRDENGQPVGLLPRLAVAFLAPVAASLIQMAISRAREFEADRGGAEISGDPLALASALQKIEYYAQGIAMPTAEAHPETAQMMIINPLSGSGGVGDLFRTHPHTEERIARLNDMARGVY, from the coding sequence ATGAACGACAACTGGTTGAAGACCACGGTGCTGATGGCCGCGATCCTGGCGCTGTTCGCGCTGATCGGCGGCATGCTGGGTGGCAAGGGCGGCATGTTGCTGGCGCTGCTGTTCGGCGGCGGCCTGAACGTGTTTGCCTGGTGGAATTCAGACCGCATGGTGCTGTCCATGTACAACGCGCAGGAAGTGGACGCCCACAGCGCGCCGGAATTCTACGGCATGGTGGCGGAGCTGGCGCAGCGCGCCGGCCTGCCCATGCCGCGCGTCTACGTGATCCACGAGGAGCAGCCCAACGCCTTCGCCACCGGACGCGACCCGGAACACGCGGCGGTGGCCGCCACCACCGGCATCATGCGCATGCTGGACTACCGCGAACTGCGCGGCGTGATGGCGCATGAGCTGGCGCACGTCAAGCATCGCGACACGCTGATTTCCACGATCTCCGCAACCATGGCCGGCGCGATTTCCGCCCTGGCCAACTTCGCCATGTTCTTCGGCGGGCGCGACGAAAACGGCCAGCCGGTGGGCCTGCTGCCGCGCCTGGCCGTCGCTTTTCTGGCGCCGGTGGCGGCCAGCCTGATCCAGATGGCGATTTCGCGCGCGCGCGAGTTCGAGGCCGACCGCGGCGGCGCGGAGATTTCCGGCGATCCGCTGGCGCTGGCCTCCGCCTTGCAGAAGATCGAATACTACGCCCAGGGCATCGCCATGCCGACGGCCGAGGCGCATCCGGAAACCGCGCAGATGATGATCATCAATCCCCTGTCCGGCTCGGGCGGCGTCGGCGACCTGTTCCGCACCCACCCGCACACCGAGGAGCGCATCGCGCGGCTCAACGACATGGCGCGCGGCGTGTACTAA
- a CDS encoding DUF494 family protein: MFDVLTYLFEQYSDPNAFGDRGALTRQLNAAGFEEDEIGEALDWLDSVSEASVEPYLGADEGSGLRFYADSEQEHLPPDVRGLIQFLEDNGALSPAQREMVIDRLLELDSEDLDVDNTKLLVLMVLWAQQAELPILLGEALLEAVHGEPTMQ, translated from the coding sequence ATGTTTGACGTACTCACCTATTTATTCGAGCAATACAGCGACCCGAACGCCTTTGGCGACCGCGGCGCTTTGACGCGCCAGCTGAACGCAGCCGGTTTCGAGGAAGACGAAATCGGCGAAGCGCTAGACTGGCTGGACAGCGTCAGCGAAGCCAGCGTCGAACCCTATCTGGGCGCCGACGAGGGCAGCGGCCTGCGCTTCTATGCCGACAGCGAACAGGAACACCTGCCGCCCGACGTGCGCGGCCTGATCCAGTTCCTGGAGGATAACGGTGCCTTGTCGCCGGCCCAGCGCGAAATGGTGATAGACCGGCTGCTGGAGCTGGACAGCGAGGACCTGGACGTGGACAACACCAAGCTGCTGGTGCTGATGGTGCTGTGGGCGCAGCAGGCTGAGCTGCCCATCCTGCTGGGCGAGGCATTGCTGGAGGCTGTGCATGGCGAACCAACCATGCAATAG
- the fmt gene encoding methionyl-tRNA formyltransferase: MKLIFAGTPEFAAAALRALIDAGHEIPLVLTQPDRPAGRGMKLKPSPVKEVALAHGLRVEQPEKLRGNAEAQQMLRDMGAEVMVVAAYGLILPQDVLEIPARGCLNIHASLLPRWRGAAPIQRAILAGDAETGITIMQMDVGLDTGDMLSVHPVAIAADETAATLHDKLAACGAQAIVETLGRLETIAPVKQPEAGVTYAQKLSKAEAEVDWTLPAEDVARAIRAYNPAPGAFTQLNGEPLKLWMASAEAGQAEPGLVVSADADGVLVGAGAGLVRLSVLQAAGGKRLAARDFVAGRASLVGTRLGE, encoded by the coding sequence ATGAAACTGATATTCGCCGGCACGCCGGAATTCGCCGCCGCCGCCTTGCGCGCGCTGATAGACGCGGGCCATGAGATACCGCTGGTGCTGACCCAGCCGGACCGCCCCGCCGGCCGCGGCATGAAGCTGAAGCCGAGCCCGGTCAAGGAAGTGGCGTTGGCCCATGGCCTGCGCGTGGAACAGCCGGAAAAACTGCGCGGCAACGCGGAGGCGCAGCAGATGCTGCGCGACATGGGCGCGGAGGTGATGGTGGTGGCCGCCTACGGCCTGATTCTGCCGCAGGATGTGCTGGAGATTCCGGCACGCGGCTGCCTCAACATCCACGCCTCCCTGTTGCCGCGCTGGCGCGGCGCGGCGCCCATTCAGCGCGCCATCCTGGCCGGCGACGCCGAAACCGGCATCACCATCATGCAGATGGACGTGGGCCTGGACACCGGCGACATGCTGAGCGTCCATCCTGTCGCCATTGCCGCCGACGAAACCGCCGCCACCTTGCACGACAAGCTGGCGGCCTGCGGCGCGCAAGCCATCGTGGAGACGCTGGGCCGGCTGGAAACCATCGCGCCGGTGAAGCAGCCGGAAGCCGGCGTCACTTACGCGCAGAAGCTGAGCAAGGCCGAGGCGGAGGTGGACTGGACGCTGCCCGCGGAGGATGTGGCGCGCGCCATCCGCGCCTACAACCCGGCGCCCGGCGCCTTCACCCAGCTTAATGGCGAGCCGCTGAAACTGTGGATGGCCAGCGCCGAAGCCGGCCAGGCCGAACCCGGCCTTGTGGTGTCGGCCGACGCCGACGGCGTGCTGGTGGGCGCCGGCGCGGGCCTGGTGCGGCTGAGCGTGCTGCAGGCCGCCGGCGGCAAGCGTCTGGCCGCGCGCGACTTCGTCGCCGGCCGCGCCAGCCTGGTGGGAACCCGGCTGGGGGAATAA
- a CDS encoding DUF4390 domain-containing protein, translating to MTAFITRCFKNISLIGLLLCCLATAAWADTIAVRRAEAEVMSDGTLAVSTRFLTRLTPSLNEALQQGVVLGFRLEFQLTRPRTTAYYLSLREWFDPHAQIGFKLSYQPLTGRYRVSIGSLSNYYPTLREALATIGAIQGWRVLNPGTLDPRKAGDVAGQVRLLLDIGELPKPFQMNALGSDDWTLESDWVKLDMKDAG from the coding sequence ATGACGGCTTTTATTACGCGCTGCTTCAAAAACATTAGCCTGATCGGGCTGCTGCTGTGCTGTCTGGCCACCGCGGCCTGGGCCGACACCATAGCCGTGCGCCGGGCAGAGGCGGAGGTGATGTCTGATGGCACGCTGGCGGTCAGCACGCGTTTCCTGACGCGGCTGACGCCCAGCCTGAACGAGGCCCTGCAACAGGGCGTGGTGCTCGGTTTCCGGTTGGAGTTCCAGCTCACCCGGCCGCGCACCACGGCCTATTACCTGAGCCTGCGCGAGTGGTTTGACCCGCACGCGCAGATCGGCTTCAAACTATCCTACCAGCCGCTGACCGGCCGTTACCGCGTCAGCATCGGCAGCCTGTCCAACTATTACCCGACCCTGCGCGAGGCGCTGGCCACCATAGGCGCCATCCAGGGCTGGCGCGTGCTCAACCCCGGCACGCTGGACCCAAGGAAGGCGGGCGACGTGGCCGGCCAGGTGCGGCTGCTGCTCGATATCGGCGAACTGCCCAAGCCCTTTCAGATGAACGCGCTGGGTTCCGACGACTGGACCTTGGAGTCCGACTGGGTCAAGCTCGACATGAAGGACGCCGGCTGA
- the dprA gene encoding DNA-processing protein DprA, which yields MSDAARDWLRLALTPGIGPVGFLKLIDAFGSAGSAVAARAAQTEKLVGREAAEALQNGAAAEAVDAALAWAEGDGCHLLTLLDDDYPPQLAEAASPPPLLFARGRRELLARPMLAVVGSRAATPQGKRNAEDFAAALAAHGYTIVSGLASGIDAAAHQGALAHPASTVAVIGTGIDRVYPASNRQLAHRIAAEGLILSEFPLGFGPLSGNFPRRNRIIAGLARGCLVVEAGTASGSLISARLAMESNREVMAIPGSIHNAQARGCHRLIKDGARLVETPEEVLDEVGRLGASAPATPPPRQAGPASPLLEAMGWEPVLADALADAVGLTGAEVYAMLLELELDGQVASVAGGRFQRLAQN from the coding sequence ATGAGCGACGCCGCGCGCGACTGGCTGCGGCTGGCGCTGACGCCCGGCATCGGCCCGGTGGGTTTCTTGAAGCTGATCGACGCCTTCGGCTCCGCCGGGTCCGCCGTGGCCGCCCGCGCCGCGCAGACCGAAAAGCTGGTGGGCCGCGAAGCCGCCGAAGCGCTGCAGAACGGCGCGGCGGCCGAAGCCGTGGATGCCGCCCTGGCCTGGGCCGAGGGCGACGGCTGCCATCTGCTGACCCTGCTCGACGACGACTACCCTCCGCAGCTGGCCGAAGCGGCCTCGCCGCCGCCGCTGTTGTTCGCGCGCGGCCGGCGCGAGCTGTTGGCGCGCCCCATGCTGGCCGTGGTCGGCAGCCGCGCCGCCACGCCGCAGGGCAAGCGCAATGCCGAGGACTTCGCCGCCGCCCTGGCCGCCCACGGCTACACCATCGTCAGCGGCCTGGCCAGCGGCATCGACGCCGCCGCCCATCAGGGCGCGCTGGCGCACCCGGCCTCCACCGTCGCCGTCATCGGCACCGGCATCGACCGCGTCTACCCGGCGTCCAACCGTCAACTCGCGCACCGCATCGCGGCCGAGGGCCTGATCCTGTCTGAATTTCCATTGGGTTTCGGCCCGCTCTCCGGCAATTTTCCGCGCCGCAACCGCATCATCGCCGGCCTGGCGCGCGGCTGCCTGGTGGTGGAGGCCGGCACCGCCTCCGGCTCGCTGATCAGCGCGCGGCTGGCGATGGAGAGCAACCGCGAAGTGATGGCGATACCGGGCAGCATTCACAACGCCCAGGCCCGCGGCTGCCACCGGCTGATCAAAGACGGCGCGCGCCTGGTGGAAACGCCGGAGGAAGTGCTGGACGAGGTGGGCAGGCTGGGCGCCAGCGCCCCGGCGACGCCCCCGCCGCGCCAAGCCGGGCCAGCCAGCCCATTGCTGGAGGCGATGGGCTGGGAACCGGTGCTGGCGGACGCCCTGGCCGACGCCGTCGGGTTGACTGGGGCAGAGGTTTACGCGATGCTGCTCGAACTGGAGCTGGACGGCCAGGTGGCCAGCGTGGCCGGCGGCCGTTTCCAGCGCCTGGCACAAAACTGA
- the def gene encoding peptide deformylase codes for MALLNILHYPDDRLHTVAKPVEVFDAALQQQIDDMFETMYEAKGIGLAATQVDYHYRLVVMDISEERDERRVFINPEIVEKDGETVYEEGCLSVPGIYDKVTRAEHVKVKAQDRDGKPFELEADGLLAICIQHEIDHLNGVVFVERLSQLKQNRIRSKLKKREKQNM; via the coding sequence ATGGCGCTGTTGAACATTTTGCATTACCCGGACGACAGGCTGCACACCGTGGCCAAGCCGGTAGAAGTCTTTGACGCCGCTCTGCAGCAGCAGATCGACGACATGTTCGAGACCATGTACGAGGCCAAGGGCATCGGCCTGGCCGCCACCCAGGTGGACTACCACTACCGGCTGGTGGTGATGGACATCTCGGAGGAGCGCGATGAGCGCCGGGTGTTCATCAACCCGGAAATCGTCGAGAAGGACGGCGAAACCGTCTACGAAGAGGGCTGCCTGTCGGTGCCCGGCATCTACGACAAGGTGACCCGCGCCGAGCACGTCAAGGTGAAGGCGCAGGATCGCGACGGCAAGCCGTTCGAGCTGGAGGCCGATGGCCTGCTGGCGATCTGCATCCAGCATGAGATCGACCACCTGAACGGCGTGGTGTTTGTGGAGCGGCTGTCACAGCTGAAGCAGAACCGCATCCGCAGCAAGCTGAAGAAACGCGAAAAACAAAATATGTAA
- a CDS encoding LysM peptidoglycan-binding domain-containing protein, producing the protein MLKRIISLALALALSLPAWADELTVKSDAPSRYTVSSGDTLWSIAGRYLNNPWQWPQLWRMNREQVRNPHWIYPGDVLVLDYVNGQPRLSLDTSQPREVKLSPQVRPEKLDQAIASIPADAIEPFLARPLIVDPVRFASGPRLIAGPDEHLSLSTGDRVYASGVDEAGSWQAYRLGKTLLDPDTQQVLGVEAVYGGDLVVDKLRPDIQTLRIRSVAGEVLVGDRLVRAPKQSFVNYVPRPAEEDLHGKIVSAYQGVAGAAQFSTVSINLGSAAGVEPGMVFGIFKKGGMIEVGNADGKKRLAHLPTEQAGELFVYRVFDKVAYGLVLNSDGAVYVGDSVAAPQSE; encoded by the coding sequence ATGCTTAAGCGCATTATATCGCTAGCCCTGGCCTTGGCGCTGTCCCTTCCCGCATGGGCCGACGAATTGACCGTCAAATCGGACGCCCCGTCGCGCTATACCGTGAGCAGCGGCGACACGCTGTGGAGCATCGCCGGCCGCTATCTGAACAACCCCTGGCAATGGCCGCAGCTGTGGCGCATGAACCGCGAGCAGGTGCGCAATCCGCACTGGATCTATCCCGGCGACGTGCTGGTGCTGGACTACGTCAACGGCCAGCCCAGGCTGTCGCTGGACACCAGCCAGCCGCGCGAGGTCAAGCTGTCACCCCAAGTGCGGCCCGAGAAGCTGGACCAGGCCATCGCCAGCATTCCGGCGGACGCCATCGAGCCTTTCCTGGCGCGGCCGCTGATCGTCGATCCCGTCCGTTTCGCCTCCGGCCCGCGCCTGATCGCCGGCCCGGACGAACACCTGAGCCTCAGCACCGGTGACCGCGTCTACGCCAGCGGCGTCGATGAAGCCGGCAGCTGGCAGGCTTACCGGCTGGGCAAGACGCTGCTGGATCCGGACACCCAGCAGGTGCTGGGCGTCGAGGCGGTATATGGGGGCGATCTGGTGGTAGACAAGCTGCGCCCTGACATCCAGACCCTGCGCATCCGCAGCGTGGCCGGCGAGGTGCTGGTGGGCGACCGCCTGGTGCGCGCGCCCAAACAGTCCTTCGTCAACTACGTGCCGCGCCCGGCCGAGGAAGACCTGCACGGCAAGATCGTATCCGCCTATCAGGGCGTCGCCGGCGCCGCGCAGTTCTCCACCGTATCCATCAACCTGGGCAGCGCCGCCGGCGTGGAGCCGGGCATGGTATTCGGCATTTTCAAAAAGGGCGGCATGATCGAGGTCGGCAACGCCGACGGCAAGAAACGCCTGGCCCACCTGCCCACCGAACAAGCCGGCGAACTGTTCGTCTACCGCGTGTTCGACAAAGTGGCTTACGGCCTGGTGCTGAACAGCGACGGAGCGGTCTACGTCGGCGATAGCGTCGCCGCGCCGCAGAGCGAATGA